A segment of the Mogibacterium diversum genome:
GTTACACATAAACTTTGCGCTGCACTAAACAGCGAGCCAATTCCACTTCTTAATGCTCCTGCTATGCCACTTATCATAGTTGAGCCTAGACTCATCCAATTGAATGCTGTAAACGCATTCCACATTGCCCTCAATATTTGAGGTATATTTGCTATCAATGTAGGGATTGCATTAATTAACCCCTTGACTAACGTAATGATAATTTTCCCACCAGTTATCATTATCTTCGGAGCATTATCATTTATAAGGCCCGCAATATTGGTTATTATCTGTGGGATTTTTTGTATCATCACAGGCATAGAATTTGCCCATCCCTGTGCTAGTTTCAAGAGCATTTCCATACCAGCGCTAACAAACTTTCCAGCATTTTTTCTTAAGCTTGCTGTGAATTGGGTAACCATAGTTAATCCCTTTGATATAAGTCCTGGCATGCTTGCCCCAAGGCTATTACCTATCTTACTGAACATCTGCGGAAATGTAGTACCAATTACATTTACAAGTCCCTTCGCGATATTCCCTAATGCTGGCAATAGATTACTGAGGAATGTGCCTGTTGATGTAACAAGGTTCTCCATTGACTTGCTTACATCTCTACCTAGCGTCAAGTTGCCTAAAAAATCTTTAGCAGCCGACTTCATCATGTTGAAGGAACCAGATATTGTACTTGCAGCTTCTTTAGCTGTTGTTCCAGTTATCCCCATCTGCGTTTGAATAGCATGAATAGCTTGAGTTACATCTGAGAAACTGCTGATATCGTACTTCTTACCGGTGAGCTTTTCAGCATCATTTAAAAGCCTCTGCATCTCACCTTTAGTGCCCCCATAACCTAATTTAAGGTTATCAAGCATCTGGTACTGTCCACGTGCCAATGACTGATATGTCTGAGTAACCATGCTGAGATCAGTTCCCATTTTATTTGCATTGTCAGACATATCTGTAATTGCCTGGTTTGATAGTTTGGCAGCTTTCTTGGTATTTCCTCCCAAGGAGCTAATCATAGCTGCAGAAAACGATGTAACATTTTCCATGTATTCATTTCCTGACATCCCAGCAGTTCTATATGCTTCTGCCGCATACTTCTTCACTCGGCCAGCAGACCCTTTAAATAGTGTTTCTACACCGCCTAGCGACTGTTCTAGTTTCGCTCCCTCGAATATCGCAGTTTTTAATACTTTTCCAATTCCAGCGGCAATTATCGCTGCTTTTATCTTGCTTCCTAATCCTTTTCCAAGCGATGTGCCAGCACTATCCATATCGCCGCCCATCGACTTTTTAAGCATCCCTCCAATGCCTTTTGCGGACGGGATAACCTGCACATATGCTTTTCCTAATTCTGTTGCCATTTACTTATCCCTCCTGAATCTTTCCCTTGCTGCCTCAAACTCCTCTGCAGAGTCAAATATAAGCGTTTCGTGAGTATTTATCTTTTCACTAGCAAATTCACTCACCATGTTGGCTGATATTCTTGCAGGGCGATTTCTTCCCTTTTCTCCGTCCTCTGTGCGAGACCACAACAGCAGATTTACAATGTCAAATATCGACGCTAATAAAAAAGTATCGGGAGATACCACTAGTCCCGATACTTTGGTTTTTATTCTGCTTGAGTCTTTTAATCCGGCTGCCAACTTAGCTACAAGTCTTGCCGGGAGAGCACGATAATCATATATATGATAAGTCTCTACAAAGTCACATATTAATGCATCCTCATCAACATTAATGAAGCTAGCAAGGCAGATTAGTTTTTTAGCTCTTGTGATAACGTGAATATTTCACCTAGTTCTTTTTCGATTAGTCCGCTAGGAACCATGCCCTCATCCGTCCTAACATGATCATACAGTCTCTTTTTATCCTCCTTACCCAACAGCAATCTGATAACAGTAGATATCTGCAATGGATCATCTTCGAGTTCTGCAAGTGCATCAATTAGTTCCATGTTATCCAGGCGTTCTACTTCAATGTTGAAAACAAAACCACTTTCAGTTTCACCGCTAACATATTTCTTTTCTGCCATGACTTACCTCCTTACGCCTTCTCGATATATTCGTAATGTGTGTTTTCAGAGCCATCAGGCTTTGCCGTAATGGTTAGTTCATATCCGATTACTGCATCATCCTTGTACTCAACTTCACCTACTTCAGAAATCGTTCCAGCAGGTACTACAATGCGCTTGATATAGCCTCCCTTAAGTACCGTTTCAATAACATAGATTGCATCTTCTGTTTCAGATGAGTTTGATTTAATCACTACTTTATCATCTAATGTTCCTGTTACATTCTTGCTACCAAATGCAGTTTTCAGTACTTCTACATTAAGTGCCTCAATGAGTGTTACTTCAAACTTATCAGTCTTCTCCTTAAGCAGAGATGCTACGGTATTTCCACCCCAAGCTTTAACATCATCTGTATCTAGCTTGTTCTCGTTTTTAACACCATCATCACTAATATATCCAAGTGACTTAAACGCTGCATTAAGTGCTGTTTTTGCATCACTTGGAATCGGTGTTCCTACTGGCGCTCTCCAGATAGCTCCACCAACTTTTGGCTTTCCCGCAGTAACATATGCTGCATTTACATTTGTTGCCATTTGTATTCCTCCTAATTGTAATAAGTAATATCGTATACTGACTGAAATCTATATCTCTTAGTCGTTAAATCGGTGAAATTATAATCTGAATTGAGTTCAACTTTAGTTGCAACACTATCAGGTCCTGCCATCTTATACATGGCTTCCTTCACCTTTTCATTCAGCTCTGCAGCTTCATGTCGTGTCTTGCCATATGCTTGTACAGCAAATGTTGCAGAGTTCAGCCCTATAGATTCAGTCCCTCCTGTTTTTTCAACTAAAACAAACTTATCTCCTGCGCCTTTAGGTTCTTCAAGGTGAACCTCAATGCCAGACAAATTCCTTTTTATCCATTCAAAAACTGTTAACTCAATCATCATTAACCTCTCATAGCTTTAAGAAGTGTATTGTTTTTCGAGTTATCTTTCCGTGCTTTAATGGTTTTTGCATGTACAGATGCATTTACACGATTTTTTCCAACATGCGTAGTCATTTCATAACCATCACCACACCTATTTTGGATTCTTTTTGCGTGTTTACTACACTCTGCCATAAGCTCATCAGACCTCAATAACTCTCTTACACCACTTCTGTTTAGCTGAAACTTAGTCATAACATTCCACCTGCACTTGTTTATTCCACGATAGTGGAAGCATTTCTTCTATCCCTTCGATAGGTTCACCAACAACCTTGAATTTCTTTCCAAAAAATTCAACAAGGCAATCCGTCCAGGTGTGTGTATCACCTTTTGGGATTGCTAGTTTATAGATAACCTTATCGCTCATAATTGATCTTTCTGTTGTGATATCATCAGATGTTACCGGTGCAACAAGCACATTCTCAACGTTGACAGCATGCTCTTCATATATGTCTGTATCAAATTTATCTTTACCTGTAACAACCTTTTCATATAGTGTTACGGTAATTCCTTTAATCTCCATATATGTCAATCACTCCTAATCTCTGTCTTTTTAGTCCTAGCCTAGACAGCTCTGCATCTTTAATAAACAGACCACCGCCAGGGACTAAATATGTGCCAGATGTTGTGTATCCCATCGCCGATTGAGAGAATTGTGTCATTGGTTCATTTTTTGTAGATGATAGTAGCATTCTTGTTATTACATCTACTGTCACCGACTTGGCAATGCTCCCTAGAATTGGTGACGCTTCAATCATCTTGTCCAAATCTTTTCCAGTTAAACTCGCTTCATGTCTAAGCGTGTCACAAACAATAGGCAGGAGCGCTTCTGCACGCTCCTGCTCGTTCGGTAACAATTTTCGCCACATCTTGTTGATATCTTCAAGAGTTGCGTAGTTGCTCATTTCTAAGCCTTCTTTCCGCCCTTTTTGTTAGGCTCATCAGCTTCATCATCTTCAGTTTCAGCCTCTTCAGAATCCTCAGTTTCAGCCTCTTCAGCAGCTTCTCTAGCTTCTGCTTCATCTGCATCTTCCCAGTATTCTCCGCTGATTGGTGCATCGACTTCAATAACTTCTCCACTTATTGTATTTCTGTATCTCATGTTACTAGTCCTTCTTAATAATCTTAGCAAACGCGGATGGATCTAGGATTCCCCAGCCGATATAAGTCTCAGCTCTGAGGTACACCTGGTTGTACGCCTTGAGGTCCTTTCCTGTCTGATCTGGATCACCGTAAGGGATAACTTCTAGTGGAATATCCTTAGCAAATCCCCACTTAAACCCATTTGCAAAATCTCCTACGTATCCAACAGCCTTGTTTGCAAATGAAACCGTGCTGTTTACATCACACGCAGTGCCACCAAGAGCACCAGGGCTAGCACCGAATCTAAACTCTGGATACTGTGGCACTCCATTTATCTTAATCTTTGCAAGCTCACTTCCAAATGTCTTTGATAGAGCAAATCCTGTTACATCGTACTCGCCGATTGCTGCCGCTGCCGTTTCAAGCACGGCCTCTTCAGTTCCAGCTATATAATCTACCTTTGTAACACCTGTTGCAGTATCAAAGCTCTTTGTCCCGATTAGCGTAGATACCTGCTTATCTCTAGGATTAACTCCATGCATTGCCATGATGTCAAGGCCACGTGCAATCTTCTTGGAATAACCGTCGTTAAACGCAGTTAGGATATCGAGCTGCTTCTCCTCTGATGCATACATGAATTCATCAGATACTCTAGCTCCGTACTCAACCTTAAGCGGTACAATCTTAACAGGTTCAGCTTTAATGCCACCTGCGCCCTTCTTGCCACCTTCTCCAACGAGATTTACTTCGCTATCCATCGAGAATGTGAAGATGTCACTTCCTGTAAATGCTACTGGAATCTGCCCCGATAGCTGAGCAAGTGTTGAGTGTCCCTTTACTTTGTTAAATAGATCTGCTACCACCTCTGGTGCAAACATTGTTCCCATCTGTAGTGTTTCTGCCATTGTTTCTTATTCCTTTCTTAAATTACCTAGCATTGATTTTAGTGCAGCCTTTTTCATATCACCGCCTGATGGTTCTGTATCCCTCAATGGCGGTGTTTTTGGCTTACCTAAAAAAGATTTAAAAGTTTCTGCATCCTTTCGCAAAGCATCTTCATCATCACCTGATAACTTACCTGCAAGCTCATATGGAATACCTGCCTCGTGCGCAACTCTAATCTTCATGTCGTTCTTTTCATAAACGCTGATTCGATTGTGCAACTCTGCAAGTTCCTTTTCGTGTCCGGACTGCTTTTCAGTAAATTCTTCAATCTGCTTTGTCTGAGTTGCGATAGTTTCCTCAAGAGTAGCGTTATTTGATTTAATTTCGTCATAATCACTATACTTCTGAGCAAACTTCTGTTCTGCTCGATTCAATCTCTCTCTGATTGCTGCATCGAACTCATCCTGTGTTGTGATCGGTGTAAAATCACTCATGTTCCACCTTACCTTTCTACCACTTACCAGGTGGTTCCCGTAAATATCTAAAAAGCAGCCTCTTCAGGCTGCATTAATAGCTAATTCTTTGTTTTTCATGTATTTTAGTTTCTGAGCATAGCCAATATGCCAATATTGTGCTATCCATTAAAGCGATTTCAATGTTATCTGCTAATGACTTATAACCAAATCCACCATTGGTGCCAATCGCTCTTTTTTCACTGTTGCTTACTGTTTGTGCTAATGATGGTTGGCCAGCATGACATATTTCTTTACTGAATATGCCTTGCTCAAATGCAGCATTCGCCACTATTATCTCTTTTACAGTTGGTAACAGCGGTGATTTGAGTTTCATTTCTCTCATGTTCTCTTCTAGCAATTGCTGTCCATTAGCACCGTCTACGACTATGTCATAGACATTTGGGTTCATCATGAATGGTATCATCCAGCTATTCCCT
Coding sequences within it:
- a CDS encoding phage tail protein, with product MATELGKAYVQVIPSAKGIGGMLKKSMGGDMDSAGTSLGKGLGSKIKAAIIAAGIGKVLKTAIFEGAKLEQSLGGVETLFKGSAGRVKKYAAEAYRTAGMSGNEYMENVTSFSAAMISSLGGNTKKAAKLSNQAITDMSDNANKMGTDLSMVTQTYQSLARGQYQMLDNLKLGYGGTKGEMQRLLNDAEKLTGKKYDISSFSDVTQAIHAIQTQMGITGTTAKEAASTISGSFNMMKSAAKDFLGNLTLGRDVSKSMENLVTSTGTFLSNLLPALGNIAKGLVNVIGTTFPQMFSKIGNSLGASMPGLISKGLTMVTQFTASLRKNAGKFVSAGMEMLLKLAQGWANSMPVMIQKIPQIITNIAGLINDNAPKIMITGGKIIITLVKGLINAIPTLIANIPQILRAMWNAFTAFNWMSLGSTMISGIAGALRSGIGSLFSAAQSLCVTIVNAFINLPTVLFNAGATAIVHLIQGFRSAWGVITSIGGRIVVAVISGLVSLASRMWSSAKSAASRMLSAFRAVSWGSVGTHIISGIIRGIAGAAGKLFSSMKNLASKALSAAKKVLGINSPSRVFAAEVGRWIPAGIAVGVTKNSGILSSVMDDTAKSMTASFNPNLVRNAQISWSGATQNNAANQTGNVVQNINIYQPVKTPGETAEAIKNTAKYAFAGDYI
- a CDS encoding DUF5361 domain-containing protein, giving the protein MAAGLKDSSRIKTKVSGLVVSPDTFLLASIFDIVNLLLWSRTEDGEKGRNRPARISANMVSEFASEKINTHETLIFDSAEEFEAARERFRRDK
- a CDS encoding phage tail tube protein → MATNVNAAYVTAGKPKVGGAIWRAPVGTPIPSDAKTALNAAFKSLGYISDDGVKNENKLDTDDVKAWGGNTVASLLKEKTDKFEVTLIEALNVEVLKTAFGSKNVTGTLDDKVVIKSNSSETEDAIYVIETVLKGGYIKRIVVPAGTISEVGEVEYKDDAVIGYELTITAKPDGSENTHYEYIEKA
- a CDS encoding phage Gp19/Gp15/Gp42 family protein, with translation MSNYATLEDINKMWRKLLPNEQERAEALLPIVCDTLRHEASLTGKDLDKMIEASPILGSIAKSVTVDVITRMLLSSTKNEPMTQFSQSAMGYTTSGTYLVPGGGLFIKDAELSRLGLKRQRLGVIDIYGD
- a CDS encoding phage major capsid protein, encoding MAETLQMGTMFAPEVVADLFNKVKGHSTLAQLSGQIPVAFTGSDIFTFSMDSEVNLVGEGGKKGAGGIKAEPVKIVPLKVEYGARVSDEFMYASEEKQLDILTAFNDGYSKKIARGLDIMAMHGVNPRDKQVSTLIGTKSFDTATGVTKVDYIAGTEEAVLETAAAAIGEYDVTGFALSKTFGSELAKIKINGVPQYPEFRFGASPGALGGTACDVNSTVSFANKAVGYVGDFANGFKWGFAKDIPLEVIPYGDPDQTGKDLKAYNQVYLRAETYIGWGILDPSAFAKIIKKD
- a CDS encoding capsid assembly scaffolding protein Gp46 family protein, translated to MSDFTPITTQDEFDAAIRERLNRAEQKFAQKYSDYDEIKSNNATLEETIATQTKQIEEFTEKQSGHEKELAELHNRISVYEKNDMKIRVAHEAGIPYELAGKLSGDDEDALRKDAETFKSFLGKPKTPPLRDTEPSGGDMKKAALKSMLGNLRKE